A stretch of Lactuca sativa cultivar Salinas chromosome 6, Lsat_Salinas_v11, whole genome shotgun sequence DNA encodes these proteins:
- the LOC111881951 gene encoding uncharacterized protein LOC111881951 — translation MNAISFGTPFTPLTYPPWRSTTSDRNFHLPSLTLPVPFRSQFRFLHKQRNHRSLFLGQSTMSGDILQPMELTTESDFEQIVSPDGTLSICGFGSLLSERSARSTFPDLINFRVAKLNGFRRVFAHVAPIFFERGIAKPETKEISSLSVEPCEGESLIVTVFEIKKSEIPSFIEREHEFRFLAVLPVTLEGSQYTTPAVLCARYSDEEYLQNRCKGSQEVYHERYGRFGIEKIWRDDVLPCRVYCRHCVLAAKNLGNEAYENFLDHTYLADRITTLGKYLVTTGCGIMEEEPPEVLKVRYGG, via the exons ATGAACGCAATTTCATTCGGAACTCCATTTACGCCGTTAACGTATCCTCCTTGGCGTAGTACGACGTCGGATCGCAATTTCCATCTTCCATCTCTAACTCTACCAGTTCCGTTCCGTTCGCAATTTCGATTTCTACACAAGCAGCGCAACCACCGGAGTCTCTTTCTCGGCCAGTCAACCATGTCCGGCGATATCCTGCAGCCGATGGAACTGACAACGGAGTCCGATTTCGAACAGATTGTTTCTCCCGATGGAACATTATCTATATGCGGCTTCGGTTCCTTGCTTTCTG AACGGAGCGCAAGGAGTACGTTTCCCGATCTGATCAACTTCAGAGTTGCAAAATTAAACGGATTTAGACGTGTTTTCGCTCACGTTGCTCCCATTTTCTTCGAGCGTGGAATTGCTAAGCCTGAAACTAAG gAAATTTCAAGCTTGAGTGTGGAGCCATGTGAAGGTGAATCACTTATAGTTACTGTTTTCGAAATCAAAAAGTCAGAG ATTCCATCCTTCATTGAGAGGGAGCATGAATTCCGATTTTTAGCT GTCCTCCCTGTAACACTAGAAGGTAGCCAGTATACTACACCCGCT GTTCTGTGTGCACGTTATAGCGATGAGGAATATTTACAGAATAGATGCAAAG GAAGCCAAGAGGTGTACCATGAGCGATATGGACGATTTGGTATTGAGAAGATTTGGAGAGATGATGTGCTTCCTTGTCGTGTTTATTGTCGGCATTG CGTATTGGCAGCAAAGAATCTTGGGAATGAAGCGTATGAGAATTTTTTAGATCATACGTATCTTGCAGACCGTATAACAACCCTTGGGAAATACTTGGTGACAACGGGTTGTGGTATCATGGAAGAAGAACCACCCGAGGTTCTTAAGGTTCGATATGGTGGTTAG